The Haloterrigena turkmenica DSM 5511 genome includes the window GCGGCGTCGACGTCGATTCAGAGACCCGGTGCGCTCACTACCAGACCGAGCGCGACGTCGTCGCCTTCAAATTCGCCTGCTGCGAGTGCTACTATCCTTGTTATCGCTGTCACGCCGAGACGGCGGATCACGACGCCGTTCCGTGGCCGCGCGATCGGTTCGACGAACCGTCGGTGCTGTGTGGCGTCTGCGAGACCGAACTCGCGGTTCCTGAGTACCTCGAGGCCGACTACCGGTGTCCGTCCTGTGGCGCGGCGTTCAATCCGGGCTGTAGTACGCACGCCGATCGCTATTTCGAGACGACCGGCGCCGCCGAGTGACTGCCGGTACGGACGGTCTACAGGACTGTCGCCGCTGCTACGATCGCCGATACCGGTAGCTCGACCCGCTCTCGCGGGCTCGAGTATTTCACGGGACCCCCATCGCGATCGTCTCGGTGGTCTGGGGAGCGAGGTGACGAACTGTTCGGGAACGACGGCGTCGAGCGGCCTGGAATTGTCGGGGGACAGCGGTTTGGGCCGGACGACCGTAGTGGGCATATGGGGCGCCTGGCCGAGGCGATCGAGTCCGCGGCGACGGTCGTCCGGGTCGTCTACGAGCAAGACGTCAAGTATCCCGCGGCCGCGCTCGCGTACTACGCGTTCGTCGCGTTCATCCCCTTGCTCATGCTCCTGTTCGCGCTCGTCGGCGAGCGGCTTGTCACCCGGATTCACGGCACGACACCGGAGTTTCTCACGCCCGGCGCCCAGCGGCTGGTCTACGAGGCGACGACGACCGCGACGGGACGAACCTGGGCGGTGCTGTTCGCGATCGGCGTCCTCGCCTGGAGTAGTGCGAACGTCGCCGTCGGTTTCCTAGCGGTCGTCGAGCGTATCGAGCGGGTACCCGAGCGTCCGCTCGGAAGTCAGGTTCGCGACGCCGTCGTCGTCCTCGGATCCATCGGACTAGCGATCGTCGCGATCGTCGGGACGAGCGCGCTGTTCCCGCTGCCGCCCGACGGACCGGTCGCCGGACTCTCGGGATTCGTCGTCCTCGTTCTCGCGCTCACCGTCGCCTTCCTGCCGATGTACTACGTCCCGTCGCGGTCGGCGACTACGCCGTCGGCCGCGCTCCCGGGAGCACTCGTGACCGCGTTCGGCTGGACGCTCGTTCACACCGGGGTCCACTATTACGCCGCCAACGCCGGCCGATACGCGATATACGGTGTGCTCAGCGGTGTTATTATCATCCTCACGAGTCTCTATCTCGCAGCCGTCCTGCTCATGGTCGGGATCGTCGTCAACGCGACCCTCGAGGCGACGGGGGCGTCACGACTCGGTACGTGAGAGGGCAGTCGATTTTAGGCGTCCTTCTACTGCCGATCGTCCCCTCCGTCAGTCGTCGGCGGGCGCCGATGCCGACGTTTCGGCCGATACGTCCTCGAGCGCCGCGTTCTCGCTTCGCAGGGTCGTTTCGACCGCGGGTACGAGTTCGTTGACGACCGACCGACCGTCCTTCTCGCGGACGACCAGCCCGTCCTCCTCGAGCGCCGAGAGGTGGTGAGAGACCGTGCTCGGATCGCGCTCGAGTTCGTCTGCGAGGCGGCCGTTCGGCGCCGAACCGAGCGCCGCGAGCGTCTCGAGCACCTCGCGCTTGGCCGGCTCCGCGAGGGCGGCGTGGAGTGCGACGTCGGCGACGGCGCTCTCGTCGGCCGTCAGCCGGTCGTCCTCGAGGAAGTACCGCCGCTTGCCGTTGACCTTGGCCGTGGCCACCAGCCCTTCTTCCTCGAGGACGCGGACGTGGTGGCGGACCGTCGAGAGCGCGACGCCGCTCTGGTCGCTGACCGCCGAGAGGTAACAGCCGGGGTCGTCGGCGATGGTCTCGTAGATCGTCCGCCGGCGGTCGTTCTCGAGGGGATCCGAATCGTCGTAGCGGCTGTATCGGAAGATCGAGACGAGGTTCCAGGGGACGAGCGATCCGATTCGACGGAGATACTGAAGGACGGAGGACTGGCCGAGCCACTTCGCCGCGAAGCCGGTCGCGCCGCCGGCCGCGGTGCCACCTGCGGCGCTGCCAGCACCGCCGGCCGAACCGGCAGCGGCACCCGCGCTGGCACCGGCGCCGGCCGCCCCGCCGGCGCCGCTGGCACTCCCCGCTGCGGCCCCCGCGGCGGTGACCGTCCCGAGCAGGCCGACGAGGACGGCGTCGGCCGTCGTCGAGGTGCCGCCCGGAACCGCGGAGGCGCCGCCGGTACCGTCGTTGTCGCTCCCGCTCGCAGCGTTGGAATCGTCGTCATCCGCGCTCTCACTCGATTCGGTCGACACGGACGCAGCCGCCTCGAGGTCGACGGGTCCCGTTCCGATCGAGCCGTCGAGTTCGGCGTCGCCGTCGATCGCACCGCTCGAGTCGTCGAGCAGCCGGTCGACCGTCTCGGTCGTGTCGTTCGTGATCTCGTCGCCCCCGTCGGCCGTCTCGTTGGCGACGGTATCGACCGCGTCCCTCGTCTCGTCGGTCGTGTTCGTCGCCGTCTCAGTCCCGTTCTCGAGGGCATCTTCGGTTTCGTCGACGGTGTCGTCGCTCCCGTCGGTTGCGTTCCGGATCTCGTCCGTCCCGTCGTCCTCGTCGCCGGTCCCGTTCGTCGCGTTCTCGCGACCGTCGTCGGTCTCGAGGTCGCCGCTGGCGTTTTCGAACTCGTCGTCCGTCACGTCGACGGACTCGGCGGGCGAATCGTCGGCCTCCAGCGACGCGGAGCCGCCGGTCGCGGCGACGATGCCGACCGTTCCGACGCCGCAGACGAGGAGCGTGACGAGACAGACGAGGGCGCGACTCGCGGTCGGCGAACGGGTGGTCATGCTATTCGTGTGGGGTTGTGCGGTCGAGCGTAATACGCCTTTTCCGTTTCCTGACAGTCGCGCTACCGGAACTGTCTCGAAATCGGATCGTTCGGCGCCGATCCAGCAAGCTATTTCCGCGTCCGACGGCGGTATTCGGGTATGGATCCGGCGCTTGGCCCTCCGGAACAGATGGCCGAGAAACGCGACGAGCTGACGCCGATGATGGCGCAGTACCACGACCTCTGTGCCCGCTACGACGACGCCATCGTGCTCTTTCAGGTGGGGGACTTCTACGAGACCTTCTGCGGCGCCGCCGAACGCACCGCTCGCCTGCTCGAGATCGCCCTGACGAGCCGCGAGGACTCCACCGGTGAGTACCCGATGGCCGGCATTCCGATCGACAACGCCGAATCGTATATCGAGGAGCTGCTCGAGGCCGGCTACCGCGTCGCCGTCGCGGATCAGGTCGAAGAGCCCGGCGAGACCTCCGGCGTGGTCGAGCGCGCGGTCACGCGCGTGATCACGCCCGGGACGCTCACCGAGGACGAACTGCTCGCGAGCGACGACAACAACTTCGTCGCGGCCATCGCTCGCGAGGGCGAGCGGCTCGGGCTCGCCCTGCTCGACGTCTCGACGGGCGACTTCTACGCGACGAGCGCGACCGCCCCGGAGTCGATCGCCGACGAGATCAGCCGATTCGACCCCTCGGAGGCCGTCGTCGGCCCCGACGCGCCCGCCAACCCAGTCCCCGACGACTGCATGGTGACGCCGTTCGACGCCCGCGCCTTCGACCGCGAACGGGCCGCCGACAAGCTCGCGGCGTACTTTCGCAACCCCGACGCCCTGCTCGCGGGGGACGCCGAGATACGGGCCTGCGGCGCCTTGCTCGCGTACGCCGAGTACGTCCGCGGCGGCGAGCACGAGGGCGAACGCGGCGAGAGCGACGAGGAGCGCGTCGAAGCGGTCTTCGAGGGCGACGCCGAGCAGCGCCTCGAGTACATCACCCAGCTCACCCGCTACGACCCCCGTGAGTACCTGCTGTTAGACGCCGTCGCGCTGCGCAGCCTCGAGCTGTTCGAACCCCGAACCGTCCACGGTCGGGACGACGCGACGCTCGTCGGGGTACTCGACGAGACCGCGAGCGCGCTGGGCGGCCGCAAGCTCAGGGACTGGATCCGTCGGCCGCTGCTCGAGCCCGCGCGGATCGAGGCCCGCCACGACGCGGTCGCCGAGCTGAAATCGGCCGTGCAGACCCGTGAGCGGCTCCACGACCGCCTGCGAGAGGTGTACGACTTAGAGCGGCTGATCGGCCGCATCTCCCGCGAGCGAGCCAACGCCCGAGATCTGCGCTCACTGCGCGATACGCTCGCGGTCGTCCCCGAAATCAGGGAGCAGTTGGCCGACGCCGACTGCGAACGCCTGCGAGAACTCCGCGAGAACCTCGACCCGCTGACGGACGTCCGCGAGTTGATCGAGGACGCCGTCGTCGCGGAGCCGCCGATCGAGATCACCGAGGGCGGGATCATCGCCGAGGGGTACGACGAGAATCTGGACGACCTCCGCGGGACCGCTCGAGACGGCAAGCAGTGGATCGACGACTTAGAGGAACGGGAGCGCGAGCGGACGGGCATCGGCTCGCTGAAGGTCGGCCACAACTCCGTCCACGGCTACTACATCGAGGTGACGAACCCGAACCTCGATTCTGTCCCCGAGAACTACCAGCGCCGACAGACGCTGAAGAACTCCGAGCGGTTCGTCACGCCGAAACTCAAAGAGCGGGAGGACGAGATCGTCGGCGCCCAGCAGCGGGCCGACGAGCGCGAGTACGAACTGTTCTGTGCGGTCCGCAGCGAAATCGCCGCCGAGGTTGAACGCGTGCAGGGACTGGCCGACGCGATCGCGACGCTGGACGCGCTCGTCTCGCTCGCGACCGTCGCGGCCCAGTACGACTACTGTCGCCCCGAGATGCTCGAGCGCGACGACCACGAGGGCCTCGAGATCGACATCGAGGGCGGCCGGCACCCTGTCGTCGAGCGCACCCAGGAGTCGTTCGTTCCGAACGACGCGAACCTGACGCACGACCGACGGCTGGCGGTGATCACGGGTCCAAACATGTCGGGGAAGTCGACCTACATGCGTCAGGTCGCCCAGATCGTTCTGCTCGCGCAGGTCGGGAGCTTCGTCCCCGCGCGCTCGGCCAGACTGACGCCCGTCGACCGAATCTTCACCCGCGTCGGCGCCAGCGACGACATCGCGGGCGGCCGCTCGACGTTCATGGTCGAGATGGACGAACTCGCGACCATTCTGCGCGAGGCCGACGAGCGCTCGCTCGTCCTGCTCGACGAGGTAGGTCGGGGCACCTCGACCGCCGACGGCATGGCCATCGCGCAGGCGATCACCGAGCACGTCCACGACCGGGTCGGCGCGACGACGCTGTTCGCGACCCACCACCACCCGCTGACCGAACTCGCCGACGACCTCGAGGCCGCGTTCACGCTCCACTTCGAGGTCGACGAGGACGACGGCGAGGTCGTCTTCCACCACGAGATCGCACCCGGCGCGGCGACGGGCTCCTACGGCGTCGAGGTGGCGACGGCCGCGGGCGTCCCCGAGACCGTGGTCGAGCGCTCGCGGGAACTGGTCGCGGAGGCCGCCGGCGACGACGGTGAACCGATCGAAGAAGGGGAAGACGCGGGCGACGCGGACGCACCGGTCGAACCGACTGAAGACGAGGTTGCTGCAGCCACTGCGGATGGTGGGGATATCCCGACCGACGTCGCCGCCGAGCTCCGGGCACTGGACCTCGCGCACCTCACGCCCGTCGAGGCGCTGACGGAACTGGATCGGTTGAAGCGGCTGCTCGAGGAGTGACGGCGGGTTTCGAACCGCCGTTAATCGCCGTCGAGTAGCGATTTCCGATAGAATACCAGTTCGAACGGCTCGCCGAAACCCTCGATCCGCTCGCGCGCCGCTTCCTCGTACCCCAGCGTCTCGTAGAGCCCGCGGGCAGCGGTCTGTGTCGGCCTCGTATCGAGGACAATATGCGTAGCCCCTCGTTCGCGAGCGCGTCGCTCGAGTTCCGTCGCGATCCGCCGACCGTAGCCGCGGCGCTGATAGTCCGGATCGACGCGCATCCGCATCAGTTCGACCGTCGACTCCGGGAGATCGGAGAGTACCTGCGCAATGAAATC containing:
- a CDS encoding CHY zinc finger protein gives rise to the protein MSDPLVRGVDVDSETRCAHYQTERDVVAFKFACCECYYPCYRCHAETADHDAVPWPRDRFDEPSVLCGVCETELAVPEYLEADYRCPSCGAAFNPGCSTHADRYFETTGAAE
- a CDS encoding YihY/virulence factor BrkB family protein translates to MGRLAEAIESAATVVRVVYEQDVKYPAAALAYYAFVAFIPLLMLLFALVGERLVTRIHGTTPEFLTPGAQRLVYEATTTATGRTWAVLFAIGVLAWSSANVAVGFLAVVERIERVPERPLGSQVRDAVVVLGSIGLAIVAIVGTSALFPLPPDGPVAGLSGFVVLVLALTVAFLPMYYVPSRSATTPSAALPGALVTAFGWTLVHTGVHYYAANAGRYAIYGVLSGVIIILTSLYLAAVLLMVGIVVNATLEATGASRLGT
- a CDS encoding helix-turn-helix domain-containing protein, coding for MTTRSPTASRALVCLVTLLVCGVGTVGIVAATGGSASLEADDSPAESVDVTDDEFENASGDLETDDGRENATNGTGDEDDGTDEIRNATDGSDDTVDETEDALENGTETATNTTDETRDAVDTVANETADGGDEITNDTTETVDRLLDDSSGAIDGDAELDGSIGTGPVDLEAAASVSTESSESADDDDSNAASGSDNDGTGGASAVPGGTSTTADAVLVGLLGTVTAAGAAAGSASGAGGAAGAGASAGAAAGSAGGAGSAAGGTAAGGATGFAAKWLGQSSVLQYLRRIGSLVPWNLVSIFRYSRYDDSDPLENDRRRTIYETIADDPGCYLSAVSDQSGVALSTVRHHVRVLEEEGLVATAKVNGKRRYFLEDDRLTADESAVADVALHAALAEPAKREVLETLAALGSAPNGRLADELERDPSTVSHHLSALEEDGLVVREKDGRSVVNELVPAVETTLRSENAALEDVSAETSASAPADD
- the mutS gene encoding DNA mismatch repair protein MutS, which codes for MDPALGPPEQMAEKRDELTPMMAQYHDLCARYDDAIVLFQVGDFYETFCGAAERTARLLEIALTSREDSTGEYPMAGIPIDNAESYIEELLEAGYRVAVADQVEEPGETSGVVERAVTRVITPGTLTEDELLASDDNNFVAAIAREGERLGLALLDVSTGDFYATSATAPESIADEISRFDPSEAVVGPDAPANPVPDDCMVTPFDARAFDRERAADKLAAYFRNPDALLAGDAEIRACGALLAYAEYVRGGEHEGERGESDEERVEAVFEGDAEQRLEYITQLTRYDPREYLLLDAVALRSLELFEPRTVHGRDDATLVGVLDETASALGGRKLRDWIRRPLLEPARIEARHDAVAELKSAVQTRERLHDRLREVYDLERLIGRISRERANARDLRSLRDTLAVVPEIREQLADADCERLRELRENLDPLTDVRELIEDAVVAEPPIEITEGGIIAEGYDENLDDLRGTARDGKQWIDDLEERERERTGIGSLKVGHNSVHGYYIEVTNPNLDSVPENYQRRQTLKNSERFVTPKLKEREDEIVGAQQRADEREYELFCAVRSEIAAEVERVQGLADAIATLDALVSLATVAAQYDYCRPEMLERDDHEGLEIDIEGGRHPVVERTQESFVPNDANLTHDRRLAVITGPNMSGKSTYMRQVAQIVLLAQVGSFVPARSARLTPVDRIFTRVGASDDIAGGRSTFMVEMDELATILREADERSLVLLDEVGRGTSTADGMAIAQAITEHVHDRVGATTLFATHHHPLTELADDLEAAFTLHFEVDEDDGEVVFHHEIAPGAATGSYGVEVATAAGVPETVVERSRELVAEAAGDDGEPIEEGEDAGDADAPVEPTEDEVAAATADGGDIPTDVAAELRALDLAHLTPVEALTELDRLKRLLEE
- a CDS encoding GNAT family N-acetyltransferase, translated to MSALRVRRFEPADTDRIRELHETAMRDVGAYVADVPDGDLETVTETYLENGGEFLVGEREGRIVAMGAFRPVDGTDFIAQVLSDLPESTVELMRMRVDPDYQRRGYGRRIATELERRARERGATHIVLDTRPTQTAARGLYETLGYEEAARERIEGFGEPFELVFYRKSLLDGD